The following proteins are encoded in a genomic region of Micromonospora olivasterospora:
- a CDS encoding WD40 repeat domain-containing protein, with protein sequence MCLLDSLAQTLNGVRPGQYRGFDNVETRAQALLDRMEGRLGSDHVVIRDLRSARGAEVYSGGFLNALAELFQVRVQVVEQGGDRRWYGHPVVGRDGNAPLMLVEFVSPGSGGRGGPADEEMGTFYPLFVDTVHAAALGGAATITDHLIQRWEALVGGHAERIDRLQAAERPLVEAAERGQDVGQARSVLDRLSDRYLDGLRDLRLARGSRDLSEYVRSVSDIAALSGRIGRIEAAAAELDAHVGQAPAGAATPPPLVSPQLLTGHTGMVRAVTSWQEESGRRLLASASLDETVRIWDAADGRPVRTLEDHTGPVSAVTSWQEASGRRLLASASGDGTVRIWDAADGRLIRTLEGHTDAVWAVTSWQEESGRRLLASASGDGTVRIWDAADGRLLRTLEGHTDEVSAVTSWQEESGGRLLASASGDETVRIWDAADGRLLRTLDGHTGEVSAVTSWQEESGRRLLASASGDGTVRIWDAADGRLVRTLDGHTDEVSAVTSWQEESGRRLLASASVDETVRIWDAADGRLIQTLEDHTDMVLTVTSWPAGPGRRMLASAGGDQTVRLWTLPDAAAGLAGLPAVPGGRVAAGNDPGPVPATSVGELGSGNLGAWATYQGPDMDWQPSAPSPAVVVSPQLLTGHTGPVSAVTSWQEESGRRMLASASWDETVRIWDAADGRLVGTLAGHTDAVSAVTSWQAASGRRLLASAGEDGTVRIWDAADGRLIRTLEGHTRAVWAVTSWQAASGQRLLASASGDRTVRIWDAADGRLIRTLEGHTGQVLAVTSWQDESGRRLLASTSTDRTVRIWDAADGRLLQTLEGHTGPVSAVTSWQEESGQRLLASASGDETVRIWDAADGRLLQTLAGHTGPVSAVTSWQAASGQRLLASASGDRTVRIWDAADGRLIRTLEGHTGSVFAVTSWEAGPGRRMLASAGRNQTVRLWPLPDGAAGLAGLPAVPGGRVGAGNDPAPVLATSVGEVSGRIGRVEAATAEPDAHVGQTPADAATPPAVVSPQLLTHTGMVSAVTSWQEESGQRLLASASWDQTVRIWDAADGRLLQTLDGHTDPVYAVTSWQAGRASGCWPPPAGTGRYGSGMRPTVAYSGHWQATPARCWR encoded by the coding sequence TTGTGTTTGCTGGACTCGTTGGCGCAGACGCTCAATGGTGTGCGGCCGGGCCAGTATCGCGGGTTCGACAACGTGGAGACACGGGCGCAGGCGCTGCTGGACCGGATGGAGGGGCGGCTGGGTTCCGATCATGTGGTGATCCGGGATCTGCGGTCTGCGCGCGGTGCCGAAGTGTATTCGGGTGGGTTCCTGAACGCGTTGGCGGAGCTTTTCCAGGTGCGGGTCCAGGTCGTCGAGCAAGGAGGCGACCGCAGGTGGTACGGACACCCGGTGGTGGGACGGGACGGAAACGCGCCGTTGATGTTGGTCGAGTTCGTGTCACCCGGTTCGGGTGGTCGGGGTGGTCCGGCCGATGAGGAAATGGGTACGTTCTATCCGTTGTTCGTCGATACGGTGCATGCCGCCGCTCTCGGTGGCGCGGCCACCATCACCGATCATCTCATCCAGCGGTGGGAGGCTCTGGTCGGTGGCCATGCGGAGCGTATCGACAGACTTCAAGCCGCTGAGAGGCCGTTGGTGGAGGCGGCCGAACGCGGCCAGGACGTCGGCCAGGCGCGGTCGGTCCTGGATCGGCTGTCCGACCGGTACCTCGACGGGCTGCGGGACCTCAGGCTCGCGCGGGGGTCGCGTGACCTGAGCGAGTACGTCCGATCGGTGTCCGACATCGCTGCGTTGAGCGGCCGCATTGGCCGGATTGAGGCAGCGGCCGCGGAGTTGGACGCGCACGTCGGGCAGGCTCCCGCCGGTGCTGCCACGCCGCCACCGCTCGTGTCCCCACAGCTACTGACCGGCCACACCGGCATGGTGCGGGCGGTGACGTCGTGGCAGGAGGAGTCGGGCCGGCGGCTGCTGGCCTCCGCCAGCTTGGACGAGACGGTACGGATCTGGGATGCGGCCGACGGCCGCCCGGTCCGGACGTTGGAAGACCACACCGGCCCGGTGTCGGCGGTGACGTCGTGGCAGGAGGCGTCGGGCCGGCGGCTGCTGGCCTCCGCCAGCGGGGACGGGACGGTGCGGATCTGGGATGCGGCCGACGGTCGCCTGATCCGGACGTTGGAAGGCCACACCGACGCGGTGTGGGCGGTGACGTCGTGGCAGGAGGAGTCGGGCCGGCGGCTGCTGGCCTCCGCCAGCGGGGACGGGACGGTGCGGATCTGGGATGCGGCCGACGGCCGCCTGCTCCGGACGTTGGAAGGCCACACCGACGAGGTGTCGGCGGTGACGTCGTGGCAGGAGGAGTCGGGCGGGCGGCTGCTGGCCTCCGCCAGCGGGGACGAGACGGTGCGGATCTGGGATGCGGCCGACGGCCGCCTGCTCCGGACGTTGGACGGCCACACCGGCGAGGTGTCGGCGGTGACGTCGTGGCAGGAGGAGTCGGGCCGGCGGCTGCTGGCCTCCGCCAGCGGGGACGGGACGGTGCGGATCTGGGATGCGGCCGACGGCCGCCTGGTCCGGACGTTGGACGGCCACACCGACGAGGTGTCGGCGGTGACGTCGTGGCAGGAGGAGTCGGGCCGGCGGCTGCTGGCCTCCGCCAGCGTGGACGAGACGGTGCGGATCTGGGATGCGGCCGACGGCCGCCTGATCCAGACGTTGGAAGACCACACCGACATGGTGTTGACGGTGACGTCGTGGCCGGCGGGGCCGGGCCGGCGGATGCTGGCCTCCGCCGGCGGGGATCAGACGGTGCGGTTGTGGACCCTGCCGGACGCTGCTGCGGGGCTGGCGGGGTTGCCTGCCGTGCCGGGTGGGCGGGTTGCCGCTGGAAACGACCCCGGACCTGTGCCCGCGACCAGTGTCGGGGAGTTGGGCAGCGGGAACCTCGGCGCCTGGGCTACCTACCAGGGGCCGGACATGGACTGGCAACCATCCGCGCCCTCCCCGGCGGTGGTGGTGTCTCCGCAGCTACTGACCGGCCACACCGGCCCGGTGTCGGCGGTGACGTCGTGGCAGGAGGAGTCGGGCCGGCGGATGCTGGCCTCCGCCAGCTGGGACGAGACGGTACGGATCTGGGATGCGGCCGACGGCCGCCTGGTCGGGACGTTGGCAGGCCACACCGACGCGGTGTCGGCGGTGACGTCGTGGCAGGCGGCGTCGGGCCGGCGGCTGCTGGCCTCCGCCGGCGAGGATGGGACGGTGCGGATCTGGGATGCGGCCGACGGCCGTCTGATCCGGACATTGGAAGGCCACACCCGCGCGGTGTGGGCGGTGACGTCGTGGCAGGCGGCGTCGGGCCAGCGGCTGCTGGCCTCCGCCAGCGGGGATCGGACGGTGCGGATCTGGGATGCGGCCGACGGCCGCCTGATCCGGACATTGGAAGGCCACACCGGCCAGGTGTTGGCGGTGACGTCGTGGCAGGACGAGTCGGGCCGGCGGCTGTTGGCCTCCACCAGCACGGATCGGACGGTGCGGATCTGGGATGCGGCCGACGGCCGCCTGCTCCAGACGTTGGAAGGCCATACCGGCCCGGTGTCGGCGGTGACGTCGTGGCAGGAGGAGTCGGGCCAGCGGCTGTTGGCCTCCGCCAGCGGGGACGAGACGGTGCGGATCTGGGATGCGGCCGACGGTCGCCTGCTCCAGACGTTGGCAGGCCACACCGGCCCGGTGTCGGCGGTGACATCGTGGCAGGCGGCGTCGGGCCAGCGGCTGTTGGCCTCCGCCAGCGGGGATCGGACGGTGCGGATCTGGGATGCGGCCGACGGCCGCCTGATCCGGACATTGGAAGGCCACACCGGCTCGGTGTTCGCGGTGACGTCGTGGGAGGCGGGGCCGGGCCGGCGGATGCTGGCCTCCGCCGGCAGGAATCAGACGGTGCGGTTGTGGCCCCTGCCGGATGGTGCTGCAGGGTTGGCGGGGTTGCCTGCCGTGCCGGGTGGGCGGGTTGGCGCTGGAAACGACCCCGCACCGGTGCTCGCGACCAGTGTCGGGGAGGTGAGCGGCCGGATTGGCCGGGTTGAGGCAGCGACCGCGGAGCCGGACGCACACGTCGGACAGACTCCCGCCGATGCTGCCACGCCGCCAGCAGTGGTGTCCCCGCAGCTGCTGACCCACACCGGCATGGTGTCGGCGGTGACGTCGTGGCAGGAGGAGTCGGGCCAGCGGCTGTTGGCCTCCGCCAGCTGGGATCAGACGGTACGGATCTGGGATGCGGCCGACGGCCGCCTGCTCCAGACATTGGACGGCCACACCGACCCGGTGTACGCGGTGACCTCGTGGCAGGCGGGCCGGGCCAGCGGCTGCTGGCCTCCGCCAGCAGGGACCGGACGGTACGGATCTGGGATGCGGCCGACGGTCGCCTACTCCGGACATTGGCAGGCCACACCCGCCCGGTGTTGGCGGTGA
- a CDS encoding WD40 repeat domain-containing protein has translation MASASRDRTVRIWDAADGRLLRTLAGHTRPVLAVTSWEEEGSGRRLLASASGDRTVRIWDAADGRLLRTLEGHTDPVYAVTSWQAGPGQRLLASASRDETVRIWDAADGRLVGTLAGHTGPVLAVTSWQAASGRRLLASASGDETVRIWDAADGRLLRTLEGHTDPVWAVTSWQAASGQRLLASASRDETVRIWDAADGRLLQTLEGHTGEVSAVTSWEAGPGRRMLASASADQTVRLWTLPDGAAGLAGLPAVPGGRVAAGNDPAPVSATSVGALSGRIGQGEAATAESDAHVGQAPAGAATPPPAVVSPRLLTGHTEWVRAVTSWQEESGRRLLASASTDQTVRIWDAADGRLIRTLEGHTGPVLAVTSWQEASGRRLLASAGTDGTVRIWDAADGRLIGTLAGHTGPVRAVTSWQEASGRRLLASASGDETVRIWDAADGRLVRTLEGHTDWVSAVTSWQEESGRRLLASAGDDRTVRIWDAADGRLVRTLEGHTDWVSAVTSWQEESGRRLLASAGDDRTVRIWDAADGSLLRTLDGHTDPVWAVTSWQEQSGRRLLASASMDQTVRIWDAADGRLLRTLEGHTDPVWAVTSWPAGPGRRLLASASGDRTVRLWPLPDGAAGLAGLPAVPGGRVAAGNNPAPVPATSVGELSGRIGQGEAATAESDVHVGQAPAGAATPPPAVVSPQLLTGHTGAVWAVTSWQEESGRRLLASASTDRTVRIWDAADGRLVGTLEGHTGPVRAVTSWQEESGRRLLASAGADRSVRIWDAADGRLVGTLEGHTGPVLAVTSWQEASGRRLLASASGDETVRIWDAADGRLLQTLAGHTDEVSAVTSWQEASGRRLLASASDDETVRIWDAADGRLLQTLAGHTDEVSAVTSWQEASGRRLLASASDDETVRIWDAADGSLLRTLDGHTGAVWAVTSWQEQSGRRLLASAGTDGTVRIWDAADGRLLRTLEGHTRAVFAVTSWPAGPGRRMLASASHDRTVRLWTLPDGAAGLAGLPAVPGGRVAAGNDPNLCPRPVSGR, from the coding sequence CTGGCCTCCGCCAGCAGGGACCGGACGGTACGGATCTGGGATGCGGCCGACGGTCGCCTACTCCGGACATTGGCAGGCCACACCCGCCCGGTGTTGGCGGTGACATCGTGGGAGGAGGAGGGGTCGGGCCGGCGGCTGCTGGCCTCCGCCAGCGGGGATCGGACGGTGCGGATCTGGGATGCGGCCGACGGCCGCCTGCTCCGGACATTGGAAGGCCACACCGACCCGGTGTACGCGGTGACCTCGTGGCAGGCGGGGCCGGGCCAGCGGCTGCTGGCCTCCGCCAGCAGGGACGAGACGGTACGGATCTGGGATGCGGCCGACGGCCGCCTGGTCGGGACGTTGGCAGGCCACACCGGCCCGGTGTTGGCGGTGACGTCGTGGCAGGCGGCGTCGGGCCGGCGGCTGCTGGCCTCCGCCAGCGGGGACGAGACGGTGCGGATCTGGGATGCGGCCGACGGCCGCCTGCTCCGGACATTGGAAGGCCACACCGACCCGGTGTGGGCGGTGACGTCGTGGCAGGCGGCGTCGGGCCAGCGGCTGCTGGCCTCCGCCAGCAGGGACGAGACGGTGCGGATCTGGGATGCGGCCGACGGCCGCCTGCTCCAGACATTGGAAGGCCACACCGGCGAGGTGTCGGCGGTGACGTCGTGGGAGGCGGGGCCGGGCCGGCGGATGCTGGCCTCCGCCAGCGCGGATCAGACGGTGCGGTTGTGGACCCTGCCGGATGGTGCTGCAGGGTTGGCGGGGTTGCCTGCCGTGCCGGGTGGGCGGGTTGCCGCTGGAAACGACCCCGCACCCGTGTCCGCGACCAGTGTCGGGGCGTTGAGTGGCCGGATTGGCCAGGGTGAGGCAGCGACCGCGGAGTCGGACGCGCACGTCGGGCAGGCTCCCGCCGGTGCTGCCACGCCGCCGCCGGCGGTGGTGTCCCCGCGGCTGCTGACCGGCCACACCGAGTGGGTGCGGGCGGTGACGTCGTGGCAGGAGGAGTCGGGCCGGCGGCTGCTGGCCTCCGCCAGCACGGATCAGACGGTGCGGATCTGGGATGCGGCCGACGGTCGCCTGATCCGGACGTTGGAAGGCCACACCGGCCCGGTGTTGGCGGTGACGTCGTGGCAGGAGGCGTCGGGCCGGCGGCTGCTGGCCTCCGCCGGCACGGATGGGACGGTGCGGATCTGGGATGCGGCCGACGGCCGCCTGATCGGGACGTTGGCAGGCCACACCGGCCCGGTGCGGGCGGTGACGTCGTGGCAGGAGGCGTCGGGCCGGCGGCTGCTGGCCTCCGCCAGCGGGGACGAGACGGTGCGGATCTGGGATGCGGCCGACGGCCGCCTGGTCCGGACGTTGGAAGGCCACACCGACTGGGTGTCGGCGGTGACGTCGTGGCAGGAGGAGTCGGGCCGGCGGCTGCTGGCCTCCGCCGGCGACGATCGGACGGTGCGGATCTGGGATGCGGCCGACGGCCGCCTGGTCCGGACGTTGGAAGGCCACACCGACTGGGTGTCGGCGGTGACGTCGTGGCAGGAGGAGTCGGGCCGGCGACTGCTGGCCTCCGCCGGCGACGATCGGACGGTGCGGATCTGGGATGCGGCCGACGGTAGCCTGCTCCGGACGTTGGACGGCCACACCGACCCGGTGTGGGCGGTGACGTCGTGGCAGGAGCAGTCGGGCCGGCGGCTGCTGGCCTCCGCCAGCATGGATCAGACGGTGCGGATCTGGGATGCGGCCGACGGCCGCCTGCTCCGGACATTGGAAGGACACACCGACCCGGTGTGGGCGGTGACGTCGTGGCCGGCGGGGCCGGGCCGGCGGCTGCTGGCCTCCGCCAGCGGGGATCGGACGGTGCGGTTGTGGCCCCTGCCGGATGGTGCTGCGGGGCTGGCGGGGTTGCCTGCCGTGCCGGGTGGGCGGGTTGCCGCTGGAAACAACCCCGCACCTGTGCCCGCGACCAGTGTCGGGGAGTTGAGCGGCCGGATTGGCCAGGGTGAGGCAGCGACCGCGGAGTCGGACGTGCACGTCGGGCAGGCTCCCGCCGGTGCTGCCACGCCGCCGCCGGCGGTGGTGTCTCCGCAGTTGCTGACCGGCCACACCGGCGCGGTGTGGGCGGTGACGTCGTGGCAGGAGGAGTCGGGCCGGCGGCTGCTGGCCTCCGCCAGCACGGATCGGACGGTGCGGATCTGGGATGCGGCCGACGGTCGCCTGGTCGGGACGTTGGAAGGCCATACCGGCCCGGTGCGGGCGGTGACGTCGTGGCAGGAGGAGTCGGGCCGGCGGCTGCTGGCCTCCGCCGGTGCGGATCGGTCGGTGCGGATCTGGGATGCGGCCGACGGTCGCCTGGTCGGGACGTTGGAGGGCCATACCGGCCCGGTGTTGGCGGTGACGTCGTGGCAGGAGGCGTCGGGCCGGCGGCTGCTGGCCTCCGCCAGCGGGGACGAGACGGTGCGGATCTGGGATGCGGCCGACGGCCGCCTGCTCCAGACATTGGCAGGCCACACCGACGAGGTGTCGGCGGTGACGTCGTGGCAGGAGGCGTCGGGCCGGCGGCTGCTGGCCTCCGCCAGCGACGACGAGACGGTGCGGATCTGGGATGCGGCCGACGGCCGCCTGCTCCAGACATTGGCAGGCCACACCGACGAGGTGTCGGCGGTGACGTCGTGGCAGGAGGCGTCGGGCCGGCGGCTGCTGGCCTCCGCCAGCGACGACGAGACGGTGCGGATCTGGGATGCGGCCGACGGTAGCCTGCTCCGGACGTTGGACGGCCACACCGGCGCGGTGTGGGCGGTGACGTCGTGGCAGGAGCAGTCGGGCCGGCGGCTGCTGGCCTCCGCCGGCACGGATGGGACGGTGCGGATCTGGGATGCGGCCGACGGCCGCCTGCTCCGGACGTTGGAAGGCCACACCCGCGCGGTGTTCGCGGTGACGTCGTGGCCGGCGGGGCCGGGCCGGCGGATGCTGGCCTCCGCCAGTCATGACCGGACGGTGCGGTTGTGGACCCTGCCGGATGGTGCTGCGGGGCTGGCGGGGTTGCCTGCCGTGCCGGGTGGGCGGGTTGCCGCTGGAAACGACCCGAACCTGTGCCCGCGACCAGTGTCGGGGCGTTGA
- a CDS encoding WD40 repeat domain-containing protein, whose translation MRIWDAADGRLVGTLEGHTGTVWADVVAGGGRRLLASAGADRSVRIWDAADGRLVGTLEGHTGTVRAVTSWQEASGRRLLASAGEDRSVRIWDAADGRLVGTLEGHTDPVWAVTSWQEASGRRLLASTSGDRTVRIWDAADGRLLRTLEGHTGPVLEVTSWPAGPGRRMLASASHDRTVRLWTLPDGAAGLAGLPAVPGGRVAAGNNPAPVPATSVGELSGRIGRVEAAAAELDAHVGQAPAGAATPPPAVVVSPQLLTGHTGAVWAVTSWQAASGRRLLASAGADLSVRIWDAADGRLVGTLEGHTGAVVAVTSWEEASGRWLLASAGADRSVRIWDAADGRLVGTLEGHTGPVVAVTSWQEQSGRWLLASAGMDRTVRIWDAADGRLVGTLEDHTGPVRAVMSWQEASGRRLLASAGADGTVRIWDAADGRLVGTLEGHTGPVVAVTSWQEASGRRMLASAGADGTVRIWDAADGRLLRTLEGHTGPVRAVTSWQAGRTSGWWPPPAGIGRCGSGMRPTVACSGRWKATPARCWR comes from the coding sequence GTGCGGATCTGGGATGCGGCCGACGGTCGCCTGGTCGGGACGTTGGAAGGCCACACCGGCACGGTGTGGGCGGACGTCGTGGCAGGAGGCGGCCGGCGGCTGCTGGCCTCCGCCGGTGCGGATCGGTCGGTGCGGATCTGGGATGCGGCCGACGGTCGCCTGGTCGGGACGTTGGAAGGCCACACCGGCACGGTGCGGGCGGTGACGTCGTGGCAGGAGGCGTCGGGCCGGCGGCTGCTGGCCTCCGCCGGCGAGGATCGGTCGGTGCGGATCTGGGATGCGGCCGACGGCCGCCTGGTCGGGACGTTGGAAGGCCACACCGACCCGGTGTGGGCGGTGACGTCGTGGCAGGAGGCGTCGGGCCGGCGGCTGCTGGCCTCCACCAGCGGGGATCGGACGGTGCGGATCTGGGATGCGGCCGACGGCCGCCTGCTCCGGACGTTGGAAGGCCACACCGGCCCGGTGTTGGAGGTGACGTCGTGGCCGGCGGGGCCGGGCCGGCGGATGCTGGCCTCCGCCAGTCATGACCGGACGGTGCGGTTGTGGACCCTGCCGGATGGTGCTGCGGGGCTGGCGGGGTTGCCTGCCGTGCCGGGTGGGCGGGTTGCCGCTGGAAACAACCCCGCACCTGTGCCCGCGACCAGTGTCGGGGAGTTGAGCGGCCGGATTGGCCGGGTTGAGGCAGCGGCCGCGGAGTTGGACGCGCACGTCGGGCAGGCTCCCGCCGGTGCTGCCACGCCGCCACCGGCGGTGGTGGTGTCTCCGCAGTTGCTGACCGGCCACACCGGCGCGGTGTGGGCGGTGACGTCGTGGCAGGCGGCGTCGGGCCGGCGGCTGCTGGCCTCCGCCGGTGCGGATCTGTCGGTGCGGATCTGGGATGCGGCCGACGGTCGCCTGGTCGGGACGTTGGAGGGCCATACCGGCGCGGTGGTGGCGGTGACGTCGTGGGAGGAGGCGTCGGGCCGGTGGCTGCTGGCCTCCGCCGGTGCGGATCGGTCGGTGCGGATCTGGGATGCGGCCGACGGTCGCCTGGTCGGGACGTTGGAGGGCCATACCGGCCCGGTGGTGGCGGTGACGTCGTGGCAGGAGCAGTCGGGCCGGTGGCTGCTGGCCTCCGCCGGCATGGATCGGACGGTGCGGATCTGGGATGCGGCCGACGGTCGCCTGGTCGGGACGTTGGAAGACCACACCGGCCCGGTGCGGGCGGTGATGTCGTGGCAGGAGGCGTCGGGCCGGCGGCTGCTGGCCTCCGCCGGCGCGGATGGGACGGTGCGGATCTGGGATGCGGCCGACGGTCGCCTGGTCGGGACGTTGGAGGGCCATACCGGCCCGGTGGTGGCGGTGACGTCGTGGCAGGAGGCGTCGGGCCGGCGGATGCTGGCCTCCGCCGGCGCGGATGGGACGGTGCGGATCTGGGATGCGGCCGACGGTCGCCTGCTCCGGACGTTGGAAGGCCACACCGGCCCGGTGCGGGCGGTGACGTCGTGGCAGGCGGGGCGGACGAGTGGCTGGTGGCCTCCGCCAGCGGGGATCGGACGGTGCGGATCTGGGATGCGGCCGACGGTCGCCTGCTCCGGGCGTTGGAAGGCCACACCGGCCCGGTGTTGGAGGTGA